The region TAACAATGCGAAAAATGAACAAGTAAATAATAGGTTAGAAAGAACATCTAAAGAAGCCGCTTCAGTTGTTAATTCTTAAAAATATTAGTTTTAGTCCATGGAGGTTATGATGAAAATTTTTATGGAAAGAGCTGTCCAATTAGCCTTGGAAAATGTTCGAGATGGTGGACAACCGTTTGGCGCGGTACTTGTGCAAAATAATAAAGTTATTGCAGAAGGTGTGAATACACTGCACAAGACATTTGATATCACGGGTCATGCAGAACTTAGTGCTATCCGTAAAGTACAGCGTGAGCAAAAGACAAACGATCTGTCAGATTTCATCATGTATGCCAGCGGTGAGCCATGTGCGATGTGCCTTACAGCAATGTATTTTACCGGTATTAGAGAGATATATTATTGTTCCTCGCTTGCTGATGCAGTGCATAAAGGGTTCCCGCAATCTGAAGTAATGACTGATCAAGATCTTAAGAAACTAAAGGATTCCATGATTTGTATGCCAGTAACCGAAAAAATAGAAGATCCTATTAAGCTTTGGGTTGAACATTTGTAGTACCTGGAAACCGCATGAAAACCTTTGATCAGTTTTCATGCGGTTCTTGAGGTAATAAGTGTAGTAAAAGTGGTTATTTATCTTCTTTAAGAATGGTTCCGATGATTAAAGAAACACGTATACGCAAGGAGTCATCCGGATCCTGGAAAGAACAATTAAGGAGTTCCTCAGCTTTTTTAATCCGGTATTTTACCGTGTTACGGTGAACAAATAGTTTTCGGGATGTCTCTGATATTTCACATTGGCAATCCAAGTAAACCTCTATTGTCTTTACCAGCTCCTGGTCGTCTTTTGTATTTGGATATGCAAGCATTTTAAACGTGTTCTCATAAAGTGCTTGTAAATCTTTGCGAGGAATGATGTTTAATAACTCTTTTACCTCTTTGGTTTTGTAAAAATTGATAAATCCTTTCTTTTTTAACAAATATCCATTTTTAATGGCTTCAACAGCTTCTTGATAGGCTACAGGAATGTCATTTAGTCGCTGGATTTGATTGCTGATCCCGAATGAAATGGAGAATTCCTCTTGTATGTTGTCCCGGGCAACCTCGATGAAATCTTTGATTCTATTCATTACGGACTCCGTGTATTCGGGAAATTGAAGCAACATAACAAAGAATTTCCCTCTGGTAAAAATAGTTGCGTTTAAGTTGGCGTTCATTAATTCATCCTCCAGCTGATCATAGATGCTGTTATGGAGTTCTGCAATGTTTTTTTTATTAGGGCGCAATGTTTCGTAATTTTCTCCTTCCGTATCAATTGCACATACAATGCAAATACTTTCCATGTCAGTTTTTAACCCATAATAGTTGGCTCTGCTAATAATTTCTTTCTCTGACTGAATTTTCTCTTCAATCAAGTCGGCAAAAAAATTGTTTTTTAATAATCGGGAATTCTCATTTATTGCCTGTTCCTTGATCATCGTAAACGAAAGAACGTTACCTGCTTGTTCGATTGCTATTTGTGAAGATGGATAAGGTAGTGTCGTATAATCAATAATGATCAGCATGCTTGGGTATTTCCGTTTTGTTTGTACCGGAAAAGAAGTTACAGATTGCTCTGCCAAAACAGAGGTTGTAAATGTAGCCCCTTCACGTATATTATCAATATCCTGTTTAACAGTCTGAATAATTTCTTTTTCGGCGATCTTCATCGAATCCTTTTGAAAATCATAGCTGTGGGATATGAAATCGCCTCGGTGGTTTAATAAAATAACCGGACGTTCCAAAAAATGTCCAAGCTGGCCAATTAGTGCCTGCAGATTATATTCTCTAAACATCATGTCGGAAAATTCTCTTTGAATATGAAGTGCATAGTAAAGTTGTTCTGCTTCATGATTGTTTAAAAAGTTTAATATATGTCGTGAAACATCACCAAGTGTATATTGCAACGGCAAATCAATAAGAGGGAATGATAGATTATCAGCCAAGAGTTTTACTTCATCAGGCAGTTCCTTTAAAAATCGTTTAACTTTCATTACCATACCAGAACAATTTAGGGCGTGCATTTGTTTAATTAACTCACACAATTTTTGAGGGTTATCTTTAAACGGATACGCGGTTGTCAGCAGCAAGTGATTTTTGTCCAAAAATTGAATAACGTCAGGAGTATCGGAAATATTAACAAACTGCACATGCCTGGTAAGCCCCCGATGTCCCGCCAAAACGGTGCTATCTTTCATCCCTTCCAAAATAAACAGGTCATTAAGCGCTTTCATTTTATCCTCCAAATAAAAGTTTTTTAAAACATCAAACTAATTATACTATATCGTTAATATAGTTAAAAGTAAACAAAAAGCTACTCGCATTTTATCTGTTGTAGCTAATGACGCAGATTTTGCGTTTCACTATACTATGATTAAAGGTGTGAACTTGTATGAAAAAAAATCAATCTATCGTATCTGTAAAGAGATTAAAAGCATGTATGCTAAGTTCCGGAATTTATGATATTCTTGAATACAAAGTGGCGGGAAAGGTTCATAGTGTATTTGCAACAAGTTTTAATTTGATTTTTGCAGACCAATTGATCCATATCGGCCCGATGAAGCATGGCATCGCACCATTTGGTATTGGTGTGGATTTGCAAAGGTTGCAAAGGTTGACTCGTCGTATTAGCCAAGGCCAGGTGGTAAGATGGGATCAAAATCTTAATAGCATTGTTTTCGCGGATCAGAGTCTTTTGCTTGAATCTGCTAAAGTTATTCACAACTCGCTGATCATAAACCAACTTAATCAGGTAGTACTAGATAGAAATGTAGCGTTTGCAGCACAAAAATTATTTGAACAGGAATGGCAAACAGGTATTGTAAGTGACCATAAAGCAATAAAGAAGATATTTACCAATTTTCTATTCCCGAAAGTCCCCAATGTAAAGGAGTCAACGTTACAGCCAATGCATGATTTATTACGGCTTGCCGGTGACGATCATTTAATTAATGCAGATACGGTCTTTCATTATTGGATTGGCAGAGGACCAGGTCTGACTCCAAGCGGAGATGATATGATAACTGGTATATGTGCGGGGCTACACATTTTTAATCAGTCAGATAGTATTTTCAGTCGTAAATTAAAACATTTTTTGGTGGAACATGGAAAACAAAAGACAACAAAGATTAGTCTGGAATACTTGTTTTATGCAGCTGAAAACCAATTCCACTCCCATCTGATTTATTTATGTAAAAGGCTTGTACAATCAGATGTAAATAAGCTTATAAATGCAATGGAAATCATGCGGCAAATAGGTCATACTTCCGGAACAGATACGTTAATTGGTATATTATTAGGAATAAAGGCCATACGTTGGAAAAAAACGTTTGCGAGAACCATTGATGTTACAAACAATGAAGATCATTAGGAACAAAATCATTTTCCGAATATGAAAAGGTCGGTGGAGGTCATGGACGGACTATTAAAATCTAGCAATTGGTTATCGGGCTTACAGTGGCTCTTTTTTATTTTTACCAATATTGTTGTCATACCAATTACGGTTGGGGCGGCATTTGAACTCCCACAAGAAAAAACGGCTGGTCTGCTGCAACTATCATTTGTCATAACAGGAATCGCATGTATAGTTCAAGGTTTATTTGGTCATAAACGTGCAATTATGGAAGGGAATTCAGGACTTTGGTGGGGGGTGATTTTGACACTTTGTTCCACCGCAGTTGCCCAAGGAATGCCTTTACCTGTCTTGGGTGGCAGTCTGACAGTTGGTGTAATCATCTCCGGAATTCTGACTATTATCATTGGCATTACAGGACTCGGACCATATCTTGCCAAGTTATTTAACCCGGGTGTTATGGGCGTGTTTATGTTTTTATTCGGTGTAAAATTAATCGGGATATTTTTAAAAGGAATGCTGGGAATCCCATTCGGTAATGATGCGGATTCGGCAACCATTGATTTGTCCATCTCGCTATTATCTATTATTATTGCGATTATTGTAACGATCATCAGTATTAAAGCATCGCCATCTGTTAGACGCTATGCACTACTAATTGGGATCATCGTTGGCTGGATTGTATATAATCTAACATTTGGCCAACAAAATACAGTTGAACAATCAGGGTCAGCCGGAATTGAACTATTCCCGCTCGGAAAGCCTGCATTCGATGTGGGTGTGATCATTACTGCGGTTATCGCCGGGCTATTAAATACCGCTAATACATTTGGAGCACTTAAAGGAACCGACAGCATGTATGGTGAGGAAACAACAAAAGGGCAATATCGCCGCTCGTTTACGATTACCGGTATTTTTACAGGCATTGCTGGTGTGCTTGGACTTGTCCCATACGCTCCATATGTGTCGTCTATCGGGTTCTTGAGCCAAACCGGAGTTACTAAACGATTGCCATTTATTCTCGGTGGTTTCATGTTCTTTGTGATGGGGATTATTCCTCCAATCGGACACTTTTTTTCATTATTGCCATTGAGTATTGGGAGTGCTGTATTATTTGTTTCATATTTGCAGTTGTTAAACTCGTCATGGGATTTTTTCAAACAAGTTAAGTTCAATACACTTAATGTCTACCGCTCAGCAATCCCGCTATTTGTCGGAATTATTATTATGACACTGCCATTATCCTATTTTGACTCCCTGCCAGACTTTATCCGGCCAGTAATTAGCAGTGGACTTCTGGTAGGAATTATCCTGGCCTTGATACTGGAAAATGTATTTAAATGGGATCGCATTGGAGAAGTGGGGCGCGTGGACGATTCTTCCCATGTCTCACCAAAACTTGGTAATAGCCAATAAAAGCGCGGAATAAAAAAGAAAGAGGCGTCCAGATTAGGAACGCCTCTTTCCTTTTTTTGAGAAATTTATACTTCAACGTTCGCCTGATTCACTTGTTTAACAAACTCCTTCATCAATCCGGGGAGATCAGGCCAGGCATGACCGGAGACAAGGTTTCCATCCGTATGCAATGGCTTCTCAACATAACTGCCACCAGCCGCTTCAACTTCCGGTTTGCAAGCAATATAGGCTGTCATTTCTCTTCCTTTCAGATATTCCTTAACAGTGGTTAGAACCATGCTGGCATGGCAGACAGCCGCTATCGGTTTGTTGGTTTCAAAAAAGTGGCTAACAATTCCGGGAACATGTTCATTCAATCGGATATGTTCTGGTGCTCGTCCTCCCGGTATAATCAGTCCATCATAGTCTGCTGGATTAATATCTGCAAAGGTAGCACTCGCTTCAATTAGGTAGCCTTCTTTTTCGGTATATGTTTCCCAGCCGATAAAATCATGTACAACCGTATGCAATTGCTTTTTACTGGCAGCTGCAATTGTCGGTTCATACCCTTCCTCCAGACAACGGAAATATGGATAGTAAATTTCCAATGCCTCTACTGCATCACCTGCAAGTATCAAAATCTTTTTTGCCATGTATAAAACCCTCCTTCAAATGTGATTAAATATACTATTCGACCCGCGGATGGAATAGTCCTTCTCATGTAAGGAAATTGTAACAGTGCCGGGCACCCGCACTAATGTGAATATTCAAAACTGTACAGGTGCCAGGTACCTAAACAAATGACAGCTGAATCATCAAAATAGAGTTTATTGGGGGCAGAGAAATCCTACCCCCGTCCATATATCATCTTTAGGGCTTTTTCGATGTCTGTTGTTGGCTGTTGACAGGCGAAATTTTCACATACATAAATTGTTGTCTGATTATCAATTTTTTTATACGCAGCGGCAAATGGAGCAACGGAAGATAACTCTTCTGCGGATTCACCGACAAGTACACTGATATCCGGTAAAAACTGGCCATGCAGCTCAGTTAACAGTTCCTGCCTAGCTGGATCATTCCCTTTACCAACCACAACTACTTCTTTTGTTGGTTGTTCCGTTAACAGAAGACTTTGCAAGAAAAAGGTACTACCTAGTGCATAATGGTTGATATCGTTAAAAAAGATAGCATACATTTCCTCTGTCTTTTCTTGATATTCCATTTCTCCGGTTAAGGATGCTAAACGAACAAGCATGACTGCTGCGACACTATTGCCTGATGGGAGTGCTCCATCGTAAATTTCCTTTTCCCTCGAAATTAGTTCTTCACTGTCATGACCGTTAAAGAAAAAACCACCATTTTTATGGTCCCAAAATAGGTCAATCATTTCATTGGCAAGCGCTTTGGCTTTTTTCAAGGCATCCAATGAAAATGTTGCATCATACTGCTCCAAGTAAGCCCATAGCAAAAAGGCGTAATCATCAATGTAGGCAAGATATCTTACTTCTTCATCCCGATAGCGTGCCATTAAACGATTATCACGAAAAAGATTGGACTCGATAAAACGTAATGCTTTTTCTGCAGCAGCAAGGTACTTTTCCTGCTTGAAAACCTTTCCCGCTTTCGCCAAGGCAGCAATCATGAGTGCATTCCATGATGTTAAAATTTTATCGTCAACATGTGGGTAAACTCGTTTTTCCCGGGATTGTAATAATGCTTTCCGTGCCTTTTCCAATTCTTCTTGTAAAGTCGTTGGGGTTAGTCCAAATTCATCAGCAAAACTGGAACTATTAGTATGAATTAGATTTGGAATATTTTTTCCTTCAAAATTTCCATACGGTGTCAAATTGTAGATGGTCGCATATAAATCACCCAGTTCTTCACCAAGGATTTCGAATACTTCTTCATAATCCCACACATAATATTTTCCTTCTTCACCCTCCGAATCAGCGTCGATTGCCGAATAGAATGCCCCCTCAGAACTGGTCATTTCCCGCATAACAAACGTAATGATTTGCTCAGCTACCTGCCTATAAAAAGGGTCATCCGTAATCTGATAGCATTCGGTAAAAGCCATTAATAATAAAGCATTATCATACAACATCTTTTCAAAATGGGGAACCAGCCAAGCTCTGTCGGTCGAATAACGGGCAAAACCAAACCCAACATGGTCGTAAATTCCCCCGTCTGCCATGGCGTGTAATGTTTTCTCCACCATTTCCAAGGCAGTGGTGTCATCATCGAAGTGATATTTTCTTAATAGAAATAATAAGTTCTGTGGAGCGGGAAATTTCGGTGCCGAACCAAATCCGCCGTACTCCGGATCAAAAAGCTTACCAAGTTGATTGACCGCTTCCTTGACACTATTCAATGTCAGCCGATTGTTGCTTTTGGTTGCGACAGTTTGTGCTAATGCATCTGTTACGCTTTTGATTACCTCATGGATATGGTTAGGATCACTTGTATATTTTTTATAAAGCTGGGTGAGTGCGTCCGTTAGTCCGGGCATCCCATGTTTACTTTTTTTTGGAAAATAGGTTCCAGCGTAGAATGGGATTTTGTCCGGTGTCATAAAAATCGTAAGCGGCCAGCCACCTTGTCCCGTCATCATTTGGCATACTTTCATATAAACGGCATCCACATCCGGGCGCTCTTCCCGGTCAACTTTGATGGCAATATAATGGTCGTTTAATAAGCGGGCAACTTCCTCATCTTCAAAGGATTCGTGCGCCATGACGTGACACCAATGACATGTGCATTAGGACCACCAACTAGCTATACCCAATAGATAAGAAGATGGGTTTACCTTCTCGTTTCGCTTTTGCAAATGCTTCGTCACTCCACGCAAACCAATTTACAGGGTTATACGCATGTTGTAATAGATAGGGTGACTTTTCTGCGATTAATCTATTGGGCTCTCTGTTAGTTGTCATGAGGCATCACCTTCTTTCTTAAAGTTATTTACCACTACTTTACCACAAATCACCCACCGAAATGTATCATAGCAAAATTTTTATTTTCTAAATGACGTAATGTTATAATAACTTTAGTTTAAAAAACTTGTTTATTTCATCAAACAGCCGATCGCTTGTAATTAATTGGCTTCAGTTTGCTTCGACTGAATGGATTCATATTTACTACAAATCACATAACATTTGCTATCATATAGACAAGACTTATTATAGGGAGAGAAATAAAATGGAAGCTGTCACAGTGTTCAAAGAGAATTATCATGTCGATTTACGGGATGTTGATTTTAAAAAGCAACTAAAGCTTAGTACGTTGTTTAGCTATTTTCAGGATGTTGCCAGCCTTGCTTCAATTAATCTTGGATTTGGCATTCATACATTGGAACAAAAATATGGAGTTGCATGGATACTAATGCGAATTCGTGTCGATATGATTCGAAACCCGGTTTTGGACGAGGAAATTAC is a window of Lentibacillus daqui DNA encoding:
- a CDS encoding nucleoside deaminase encodes the protein MMKIFMERAVQLALENVRDGGQPFGAVLVQNNKVIAEGVNTLHKTFDITGHAELSAIRKVQREQKTNDLSDFIMYASGEPCAMCLTAMYFTGIREIYYCSSLADAVHKGFPQSEVMTDQDLKKLKDSMICMPVTEKIEDPIKLWVEHL
- a CDS encoding PucR family transcriptional regulator — protein: MKALNDLFILEGMKDSTVLAGHRGLTRHVQFVNISDTPDVIQFLDKNHLLLTTAYPFKDNPQKLCELIKQMHALNCSGMVMKVKRFLKELPDEVKLLADNLSFPLIDLPLQYTLGDVSRHILNFLNNHEAEQLYYALHIQREFSDMMFREYNLQALIGQLGHFLERPVILLNHRGDFISHSYDFQKDSMKIAEKEIIQTVKQDIDNIREGATFTTSVLAEQSVTSFPVQTKRKYPSMLIIIDYTTLPYPSSQIAIEQAGNVLSFTMIKEQAINENSRLLKNNFFADLIEEKIQSEKEIISRANYYGLKTDMESICIVCAIDTEGENYETLRPNKKNIAELHNSIYDQLEDELMNANLNATIFTRGKFFVMLLQFPEYTESVMNRIKDFIEVARDNIQEEFSISFGISNQIQRLNDIPVAYQEAVEAIKNGYLLKKKGFINFYKTKEVKELLNIIPRKDLQALYENTFKMLAYPNTKDDQELVKTIEVYLDCQCEISETSRKLFVHRNTVKYRIKKAEELLNCSFQDPDDSLRIRVSLIIGTILKEDK
- a CDS encoding DUF2877 domain-containing protein — protein: MKKNQSIVSVKRLKACMLSSGIYDILEYKVAGKVHSVFATSFNLIFADQLIHIGPMKHGIAPFGIGVDLQRLQRLTRRISQGQVVRWDQNLNSIVFADQSLLLESAKVIHNSLIINQLNQVVLDRNVAFAAQKLFEQEWQTGIVSDHKAIKKIFTNFLFPKVPNVKESTLQPMHDLLRLAGDDHLINADTVFHYWIGRGPGLTPSGDDMITGICAGLHIFNQSDSIFSRKLKHFLVEHGKQKTTKISLEYLFYAAENQFHSHLIYLCKRLVQSDVNKLINAMEIMRQIGHTSGTDTLIGILLGIKAIRWKKTFARTIDVTNNEDH
- a CDS encoding uracil/xanthine transporter, giving the protein MDGLLKSSNWLSGLQWLFFIFTNIVVIPITVGAAFELPQEKTAGLLQLSFVITGIACIVQGLFGHKRAIMEGNSGLWWGVILTLCSTAVAQGMPLPVLGGSLTVGVIISGILTIIIGITGLGPYLAKLFNPGVMGVFMFLFGVKLIGIFLKGMLGIPFGNDADSATIDLSISLLSIIIAIIVTIISIKASPSVRRYALLIGIIVGWIVYNLTFGQQNTVEQSGSAGIELFPLGKPAFDVGVIITAVIAGLLNTANTFGALKGTDSMYGEETTKGQYRRSFTITGIFTGIAGVLGLVPYAPYVSSIGFLSQTGVTKRLPFILGGFMFFVMGIIPPIGHFFSLLPLSIGSAVLFVSYLQLLNSSWDFFKQVKFNTLNVYRSAIPLFVGIIIMTLPLSYFDSLPDFIRPVISSGLLVGIILALILENVFKWDRIGEVGRVDDSSHVSPKLGNSQ
- a CDS encoding DJ-1/PfpI family protein; protein product: MAKKILILAGDAVEALEIYYPYFRCLEEGYEPTIAAASKKQLHTVVHDFIGWETYTEKEGYLIEASATFADINPADYDGLIIPGGRAPEHIRLNEHVPGIVSHFFETNKPIAAVCHASMVLTTVKEYLKGREMTAYIACKPEVEAAGGSYVEKPLHTDGNLVSGHAWPDLPGLMKEFVKQVNQANVEV
- a CDS encoding thioredoxin domain-containing protein, with protein sequence MAHESFEDEEVARLLNDHYIAIKVDREERPDVDAVYMKVCQMMTGQGGWPLTIFMTPDKIPFYAGTYFPKKSKHGMPGLTDALTQLYKKYTSDPNHIHEVIKSVTDALAQTVATKSNNRLTLNSVKEAVNQLGKLFDPEYGGFGSAPKFPAPQNLLFLLRKYHFDDDTTALEMVEKTLHAMADGGIYDHVGFGFARYSTDRAWLVPHFEKMLYDNALLLMAFTECYQITDDPFYRQVAEQIITFVMREMTSSEGAFYSAIDADSEGEEGKYYVWDYEEVFEILGEELGDLYATIYNLTPYGNFEGKNIPNLIHTNSSSFADEFGLTPTTLQEELEKARKALLQSREKRVYPHVDDKILTSWNALMIAALAKAGKVFKQEKYLAAAEKALRFIESNLFRDNRLMARYRDEEVRYLAYIDDYAFLLWAYLEQYDATFSLDALKKAKALANEMIDLFWDHKNGGFFFNGHDSEELISREKEIYDGALPSGNSVAAVMLVRLASLTGEMEYQEKTEEMYAIFFNDINHYALGSTFFLQSLLLTEQPTKEVVVVGKGNDPARQELLTELHGQFLPDISVLVGESAEELSSVAPFAAAYKKIDNQTTIYVCENFACQQPTTDIEKALKMIYGRG
- a CDS encoding DUF255 domain-containing protein, producing MTTNREPNRLIAEKSPYLLQHAYNPVNWFAWSDEAFAKAKREGKPIFLSIGYS